A region from the Falco peregrinus isolate bFalPer1 chromosome 19, bFalPer1.pri, whole genome shotgun sequence genome encodes:
- the GTSF1 gene encoding gametocyte-specific factor 1, with the protein MEPQALVQCPYDRSHQVRVSRLPYHLVKCQRNNPQVARKLATCPFNASHRVPHGKLQRHIASCPDQRQPDLPHGMETHLSYRMKQPEVLAAWQDPLSQEDWEAELEDLEDPSPFILNVRTNDLCLPCDSSAPAAPTSQNRDRGAAGVPAAGAKWQAQE; encoded by the exons ATGGAGCCCCAGGCACTCGTTCAGTGTCCCTACGACAGGAGCCACCAAGTCCGGGTTTCCCGCCTGCCCTACCACCTCGTCAAGTGCCAGCGG AACAACCCGCAGGTGGCCCGCAAGCTGGCCACCTGCCCCTTCAACGCCAGCCACAGGGTGCCCCATGGCAAGCTGCAGAGACACATCGCCTCCTGCCCCGACCAACGCCAGCCCGACCTCCCTCACG GGATGGAAACACACCTCAGCTACAGGATGAAGCAACCAGAGGTCCTCGCAGCCTGGCAGGACCCCCTGTCCCAGGAGGACTGGGAGGCTG agctggaggaCCTGGAGGACCCCTCACCATTCATCCTCAATGTCAGGACGAATGACCTGTGCCTCCCGTGTGACAG CTCGGCCCCGGCAGCACCCACAAGCCAGAACCGagacagaggagctgcaggagtCCCTGCGGCAGGTGCAAAGTGGCAGGCACAGGAGTGA